A section of the Babylonia areolata isolate BAREFJ2019XMU chromosome 1, ASM4173473v1, whole genome shotgun sequence genome encodes:
- the LOC143291046 gene encoding uncharacterized protein LOC143291046, which produces MEGKRNLVCVLLFITGISAADIARTKRETDSLGDMMDNAEEAVKNLADKAKDMADNAGEMSQDMVKAASDMAKDIMDKTGFDVKDLPQDLMQTASKLSQMLQDANGPFQEMLKNVQGQMEGNVSMDDVTKNYEKLLTNADFVKETKDLMQQHDGNTADPQFKTGMEKVMLKYLQEMGGAHGLTASVLCVLLAVIVHLEFL; this is translated from the exons ATGGAAGGGAAGAGGAATTTGGTTTGTGTTCTTCTTTTCATCACAG GTATATCTGCAGCAGATATTGCCCGCACCAAGCGTGAAACGGATTCACTCGGAGACATGATGGATAACGCTGAAGAAGCGGTCAAGAACTTGGCAGACAAGGCAAAAGACATGGCCGATAACGCAGGGGAAATGTCTCAAGACATGGTCAAAGCTGCCAGCGACATGGCCAAAGATATCATGGACAAAACAGGCTTTGACGTCAAAGACCTTCCTCAAGACCTCATGCAAACGGCTTCCAAACTGTCCCAGATGTTGCAGGATGCGAACGGACCTTTCCAAGAAATGCTTAAGAACGTTCAGGGCCAGATGGAAGGCAACGTGAGCATGGACGACGTCACGAAGAACTATGAGAAGCTGCTGACCAATGCCGATTTCGTCAAGGAAACCAAAGACTTGATGCAGCAGCATGACGGGAATACCGCGGACCCACAGTTCAAGACGGGAATGGAGAAGGTGATGCTCAAGTATCTGCAGGAGATGGGTGGTGCGCATGGACTCACAGCCTCCGTGctctgtgttctgctggctgtcaTCGTTCACCTGGAGTTTCTCTGA
- the LOC143301449 gene encoding protein N-lysine methyltransferase METTL21A-like isoform X3 codes for MQIALTLPEQVCCEWQNTEAQTTPGHFTSSYDLKNSESRERESQECQKKLCSSSDKDSPSGMALVLYNEESIPTHYKPQRQFTFLGHTLTIAQSWGKHGVAGVVWDSAVVLSEYLTAHQEIVRGKRVLELGSGTGLVGMAAALAGGEVTFTERAEPLEHLQAAVNSNLDPSCHHFHVLELDWTQDHSHLPQSSFDVILGADIIYIEETFPDLLRTLLHFMGPQTHVLLSCKIRYEKDSRFLSMLQQQVHLSKVRFDADRDIHIYSAERKEGI; via the exons ATGCAGATTGCCTTAACACTTCCTGAACAA GTTTGCTGTGAGTGGCAGAATACAGAAGCACAGACAACACCAGGACATTTCACATCCAGTTACGATTTGAAAAATTCtgaaagcagagaaagagaatcCCAGGAGTGTCAGAAGAAGTTATGCTCCTCAAGTGACAAAGACTCAC CTTCGGGTATGGCACTGGTTCTGTACAATGAGGAGAGCATTCCCACTCACTACAAACCGCAGCGCCAGTTTACGTTCCTGGGTCACACTCTCACCATTGCCCAGAGCTGGGGAAAACATGGGGTGGCTGGTGTTGTCTGGGATTCT GCTGTGGTGCTTAGTGAGTATCTGACCGCTCATCAAGAAATTGTGCGAGGAAAGCGTGTACTGGAACTAGGGTCTGGCACTGGACTGGTTGGCATGGCAGCAGCTTTGGCAG GCGGGGAAGTCACGTTCACGGAGCGAGCAGAACCTCTGGAACACCTTCAGGCGGCAGTAAACTCCAACCTTGACCCCAGCTGTCATCATTTCCATGTGCTGGAGCTTGACTGGACACAGGATCACAGCCACCTGCCTCAGTCCAGTTTTGATGTCATTCTGGGTGCCGACATTATTTACATTGAGGAAACGTTTCCGGATCTGCTGAGGACTTTGCTTCATTTTATGGGACCACAGACACATGTGTTGCTTTCATGTAAAATCAGATACGAAAAAGACAGCAGATTTCTTTCCATGCTGCAGCAGCAGGTTCATTTGTCCAAGGTTCGTTTTGATGCTGATCGAGATATTCATATATATTctgcagagaggaaggaaggcatTTAA
- the LOC143301449 gene encoding protein N-lysine methyltransferase METTL21A-like isoform X1: MCSFADGIMTKVFFFYLTSLLLLNEVCCEWQNTEAQTTPGHFTSSYDLKNSESRERESQECQKKLCSSSDKDSPSGMALVLYNEESIPTHYKPQRQFTFLGHTLTIAQSWGKHGVAGVVWDSAVVLSEYLTAHQEIVRGKRVLELGSGTGLVGMAAALAGGEVTFTERAEPLEHLQAAVNSNLDPSCHHFHVLELDWTQDHSHLPQSSFDVILGADIIYIEETFPDLLRTLLHFMGPQTHVLLSCKIRYEKDSRFLSMLQQQVHLSKVRFDADRDIHIYSAERKEGI, from the exons ATGTGTTCTTTTGCAGATGGGATAATGACAAAGGTTTTCTTTTTCTACCTCACATCTTTGCTTTTATTGAATGAG GTTTGCTGTGAGTGGCAGAATACAGAAGCACAGACAACACCAGGACATTTCACATCCAGTTACGATTTGAAAAATTCtgaaagcagagaaagagaatcCCAGGAGTGTCAGAAGAAGTTATGCTCCTCAAGTGACAAAGACTCAC CTTCGGGTATGGCACTGGTTCTGTACAATGAGGAGAGCATTCCCACTCACTACAAACCGCAGCGCCAGTTTACGTTCCTGGGTCACACTCTCACCATTGCCCAGAGCTGGGGAAAACATGGGGTGGCTGGTGTTGTCTGGGATTCT GCTGTGGTGCTTAGTGAGTATCTGACCGCTCATCAAGAAATTGTGCGAGGAAAGCGTGTACTGGAACTAGGGTCTGGCACTGGACTGGTTGGCATGGCAGCAGCTTTGGCAG GCGGGGAAGTCACGTTCACGGAGCGAGCAGAACCTCTGGAACACCTTCAGGCGGCAGTAAACTCCAACCTTGACCCCAGCTGTCATCATTTCCATGTGCTGGAGCTTGACTGGACACAGGATCACAGCCACCTGCCTCAGTCCAGTTTTGATGTCATTCTGGGTGCCGACATTATTTACATTGAGGAAACGTTTCCGGATCTGCTGAGGACTTTGCTTCATTTTATGGGACCACAGACACATGTGTTGCTTTCATGTAAAATCAGATACGAAAAAGACAGCAGATTTCTTTCCATGCTGCAGCAGCAGGTTCATTTGTCCAAGGTTCGTTTTGATGCTGATCGAGATATTCATATATATTctgcagagaggaaggaaggcatTTAA
- the LOC143301449 gene encoding protein N-lysine methyltransferase METTL21A-like isoform X2, whose product MTKVFFFYLTSLLLLNEVCCEWQNTEAQTTPGHFTSSYDLKNSESRERESQECQKKLCSSSDKDSPSGMALVLYNEESIPTHYKPQRQFTFLGHTLTIAQSWGKHGVAGVVWDSAVVLSEYLTAHQEIVRGKRVLELGSGTGLVGMAAALAGGEVTFTERAEPLEHLQAAVNSNLDPSCHHFHVLELDWTQDHSHLPQSSFDVILGADIIYIEETFPDLLRTLLHFMGPQTHVLLSCKIRYEKDSRFLSMLQQQVHLSKVRFDADRDIHIYSAERKEGI is encoded by the exons ATGACAAAGGTTTTCTTTTTCTACCTCACATCTTTGCTTTTATTGAATGAG GTTTGCTGTGAGTGGCAGAATACAGAAGCACAGACAACACCAGGACATTTCACATCCAGTTACGATTTGAAAAATTCtgaaagcagagaaagagaatcCCAGGAGTGTCAGAAGAAGTTATGCTCCTCAAGTGACAAAGACTCAC CTTCGGGTATGGCACTGGTTCTGTACAATGAGGAGAGCATTCCCACTCACTACAAACCGCAGCGCCAGTTTACGTTCCTGGGTCACACTCTCACCATTGCCCAGAGCTGGGGAAAACATGGGGTGGCTGGTGTTGTCTGGGATTCT GCTGTGGTGCTTAGTGAGTATCTGACCGCTCATCAAGAAATTGTGCGAGGAAAGCGTGTACTGGAACTAGGGTCTGGCACTGGACTGGTTGGCATGGCAGCAGCTTTGGCAG GCGGGGAAGTCACGTTCACGGAGCGAGCAGAACCTCTGGAACACCTTCAGGCGGCAGTAAACTCCAACCTTGACCCCAGCTGTCATCATTTCCATGTGCTGGAGCTTGACTGGACACAGGATCACAGCCACCTGCCTCAGTCCAGTTTTGATGTCATTCTGGGTGCCGACATTATTTACATTGAGGAAACGTTTCCGGATCTGCTGAGGACTTTGCTTCATTTTATGGGACCACAGACACATGTGTTGCTTTCATGTAAAATCAGATACGAAAAAGACAGCAGATTTCTTTCCATGCTGCAGCAGCAGGTTCATTTGTCCAAGGTTCGTTTTGATGCTGATCGAGATATTCATATATATTctgcagagaggaaggaaggcatTTAA